Genomic window (Candidatus Aegiribacteria sp.):
GGAGACACTACAATTGTTCCCACGGTTCTTTCGATAATCACACAATTCTTGAAATCGGTTACATACGCTTTGAAAGATCCAAGCTTTCCGCTTCTATATTTCCCTGAAAAGCTGTACAGTCCCCCGTTGCCCAATATTCTTATTGATCCTGTCATGGCCTTCGGATCGTATTCAACTGACGAAAGCATGCTTATATCTATATCTGAGTTCCACAGGAGTCTTCTTATACGGAGAGTATTTCCCGAAATAGTGTAACCCCTTACAGTAAACAGAAGACAGATAAACACGATTAACAACGGTACGCCCATATACAGCAACATTGTAACAACTGTTGAAGCGCGGCCGGAATGAGCCATCCCGCCGAATACTCCCAACAGGAGTACAGTAGCAAGTGTGCTTATTACTTTAAGCATAGTTCCCCAGGGCGCGTTGAAGTACCTTTCCACATTCGACATACAATCCTCCATCAAAGGTTACTCATACTAATCTATTTATAATGCGTTTTCGTTACAAACCCCCGCTCTTTTCATATGCAAAAGAATTGGATATTACTCTACTTACTGTTGCTTCAGGAATGTTCACGAAAACAGGGAAGGAAAAGATGACGGCAAGACAGTTTTTTCAATTGGATGAGCTTGGCACAACCTGGAAGACTGAAACAATTGCAGGAATTACAACCTTTCTTACAATGGCATACATTATCGTAGTTAATCCCGCAATCCTATCAGCTGCAGGTATTCCCAGAGGGCCATCAATGGTTGCCACAGTATTGAGTGCATTTGTGGGAACAATGCTTATGGGTGTGTACGCTAAACGCCCCTTCGCCGTTGCTCCCTATATGGGGGAGAACGCCTTCATAGCTTATACAGTTACAGGTGTTCTTGGATATTCCTGGCAGACAGCCCTGGGAGCCATCTTCATAGGAGGGGTGTTGTTTACAGTTCTATCTCTGGCCGGAGCCAGAAGCTGGCTCGCGAATTCTATCCCCTCAGGACTTAAAATTGCATTTGCCGTTGGAATAGGTCTTTTCCTCTGCTTTGTCGGTTTGAATTTTGCAGGAGTTGTGATACTTGGAACCCCCGATGCTCCGGTTACGCTGGGAGATATAAGCAGCACGACTGTACTTCTGTCTATAGGGGGGCTCTTTCTCATGATAGTATTGCTTGCGCTGAAGGTCAGGGGGGCCCTTCTGATCGGGATTACAGTAACAACCGTTGCGGCTTTAATTACCGGGTCTGCTTCTGCTCCGGACAGCATCGTGAGCATGCCACCCTCGATTTCCGGAATATTCATGAAATTTAACCTGTCCGGAGCCCTTACCTGGGGATTTATATCAGTTCTGTTGACGGTGTTCATTATGGATTTTGTTGATACTATGGGTACTCTTCTCGGGCTTTCGTACAGGGCGGGATTACTAGACAAAGACGGCAACCTTCCGGAAATACAGAAACCAATGCTTTGCGATGCAATTGCAACAGTTGTTGGCGCCGTGTTTGGAACAACCACCACAGGAACGTATCTCGAATCCGCGTCGGGAATAGAGGCGGGAGGGAAATCCGGTTTCACCGCTGTGGTGACAGCATTTCTTTTCCTGCTTGCGCTGTTCCTGACACCGGTTCTTACTATAGTTCCCGCTTGTGCCTACGGACCGGTTCTCATCGTAGTTGGGATGCTGATGCTGAAACCTATAACCGGATTGAAATTCGACGATATGACTGAGCTCGCACCCGCGTTTCTGACCATCGTTCTAATGAGTTTCACATACAATCTTGGTATAGGCATTACCGCGGGTCTTCTAACGTGGCCGCTTTTCAAGATTGCTGCAGGAAAACGGAAAGAAGTACCTGCGGGCCTATGGGTGCTTTCAGTGCTGTCTCTTGTATACTACATGTATGGAGCGTGATAGTTAAGCATTAACAGGAGCAGTGCATACAGGGGTCTCCAATATGGAATAGAATTGATTTAGTTATTGTATTTATTTAGCAATTAAATGAAATACATACCGATTTACAAACCGCATAGGGTTTTCACAAGTGACCAGAAGTTACGTCCGACCCCATGAAAGGAGGTATCCTGCATGGATGAGGAAGAAAGCAGAATCCCCGAGGAAGTCAAGGGAGAAAGACTTCTTCAGGAAAGCAGCTACGAGAAAGCGGCGGAATTTTTTCAACAGGCAGCCGAAAATCACCCGAATCATAGGAGCCGACTGTACCACAGGTCCGCTGTAGCCTTCTGGAAGGCCGGAATTTTCGATAAAGCTGCCGGTAAATTCAAAGCTGCGATTCAAAGCTGCCGCCAGGAGGAGAACAAAGCAAGCGAGGCAAGGAATATCCTTGGCCTGGGAGCAAGTTACCACGGGCTTAACCGGATGTCTGAGGCTTACAGGGTTACGCACGACGCGCTGATAGCAGCGGAGGAAAGCGGAGACCTGAAGATAGTAGCCGATGCTACTAACTGGCTTGGAATTATCTGCAAGGACCAGGGGGATTTCTCCCTTGCTGTAGAGCATCATGAAAAGGCGCTTGATCTAAGCAGGAAACTTGGAAACGATTATGATCAAGCCAGTTCACTCAACAGCCTTGGTCTGGCGTACTACCATATGGAGAATTACCAGAAGGCCATGGTATGTTTTGACGAAGCCCTCGAATTACAGAGAAATAAAGATGATTCATGGGGTCTTCCTGACACACTGAACAGCATAGGCATGACGCTGAAAAAAATGGGAAAACCGGAGGAAGCCCTGGATAACTACATCGAAGCCCTGGAAGCGAGAAAAAGAGCAGGAGGAATGGCTCAGACAGCGAATATCCTTAACAATATGGGAAACCTGTATCTATCCATGGGGAAGATAGACAAATCCATAAATTGTCATAAGGAAGCTCTTGCCATACGTGAAGAAATCTCAAGCAGAAATGGTATGGCATCATCACTTCTTAACCTTGGCGAAGCATGGAAGAAAGCGGGAAAACTACACAAATCCGCGTCAAGTCTTGAGAGATGTCTCAGCTATCAACAAAACAACAAACCCGATGAAACGATGATGGATACTATTGAGATGCTGGCCGAAGTCAGAAACAGACTGGGAGACAATGAGAGGGCATACGAGTTAAATGTACAGGCTTTGGAGATGTCAAAAAACCTCTACCGAGATCAGGTTGAAAAAAGGTTGATTGAATCAAGAGGAATTCTTGAGACTGAGCACAGAGTCAGGGAAGCGAAGCTTCTTAGAAGCAAGAACCGCAAGCTGGAGGATCTTTCAGATATGCTGTCGGCCCAGAAGGAACAGCTTCAGCTTATACTGGATTATGTTCCGGCGGTGATAGTGTTTATTAATAACGAAGGAACCGTAATCAGATTAAACAGATACGCGTCCCGCCTTATAGATAAAGAACCAAGGGAACTTGTAGGAGGTAAGGCGGAGGAGTTCTTTGGATCTCTGGGGAAAACCCTCAGGAATCGGTCCGAAAGAGATGACGGAGATACTTCAGAGCCACTGCTTAACAGTGAAGAAACGATTCCCCTGAAGGACGGAGACCATCATTACCTTTGTCACCGTGTTCCATTCAAAGGGATAGAAAGCACGTTTGATGGTGTTGTTGTGTTCGCCATTGATATTACGGAAGAAAAAATGGCGGAAAAGAGAAAGAAAAAACTCCAGGAATTTGCCGGCAAAGCAAAAAGGCTTGAAAGTCTTGGATACCTTGCTGGCAGTATAGCTCACGATTTCAACAACCTTCTGCTGGATATAATGAGCAACGTTGAACTGGTTATAGGACGAACAGGTGACGTTAAGTCGAGGAACAACCTGGAAATGGCATCCGGCAGCGCAAGGCGCGCCGCATCACTTTGCAATCAGCTGCTTGCCTTCTCGGGAGGTGGCAACTCCATTTCAAAACAACTTGATCTTTCCTCCGAAGTTGGGTTTATTCTAAAATCCCTTACTTTTGATCCGGAGATGCATTTTGAGTTTAACACAAATTTGGATAAAGATTTGCCACATATCGACGTATCACCTTCCCAGCTGCGACTTGCTCTTGGGAATCTCATGGCCGTTCTGGATGAGGGGATAAGTGATACCGATAAAGTGGACATTGTCACCGGAAAGGTACACGCCGACAGAGAGTATCTGAAAGAAGCAGTGCACGGTACCGATTTGCACGAAGGTGATTATCTTTTCCTGGAGGTTGGCAGTACTTCGAAAAAATTCTCGAGTGATGAACTCAGAAACATGTTTGACCCCTTCACATCTGGAGACGTTCTGAAGACGGATTTGAGAATGCCAGCTGTTCATGGTATTCTGAAATCACATGGCGGATTCATGGTCTTTTGCCAGTCTGAAAAACCGGGGGGGGCGATAAGACTGCATTTTCCATGTATACCTGCGATTGCATCTGAAGAGGAGCGTTCGAAGCCGGAAACTCTGAAAAAGATTAATGAAGATGATACGCTTTAGTGATTAACGTTGTTGAGGAGTTATATAAATGTCTTTTAGAATACGTATCCTGTTCAACGATACCGCGCGGCGGACAGATCTTGCCACCGGAATCGGTTTCAGTGCCCTTATTGGTGATGACCTCCTTTTTGATACAGGTAATGACGGAGGAAGTCTTCTTGCGAACATGACGGTTCTTGGCATTGATCCCAT
Coding sequences:
- a CDS encoding PH domain-containing protein — encoded protein: MSNVERYFNAPWGTMLKVISTLATVLLLGVFGGMAHSGRASTVVTMLLYMGVPLLIVFICLLFTVRGYTISGNTLRIRRLLWNSDIDISMLSSVEYDPKAMTGSIRILGNGGLYSFSGKYRSGKLGSFKAYVTDFKNCVIIERTVGTIVVSPENPDLFVEVLRSREWV
- a CDS encoding NCS2 family permease translates to MTARQFFQLDELGTTWKTETIAGITTFLTMAYIIVVNPAILSAAGIPRGPSMVATVLSAFVGTMLMGVYAKRPFAVAPYMGENAFIAYTVTGVLGYSWQTALGAIFIGGVLFTVLSLAGARSWLANSIPSGLKIAFAVGIGLFLCFVGLNFAGVVILGTPDAPVTLGDISSTTVLLSIGGLFLMIVLLALKVRGALLIGITVTTVAALITGSASAPDSIVSMPPSISGIFMKFNLSGALTWGFISVLLTVFIMDFVDTMGTLLGLSYRAGLLDKDGNLPEIQKPMLCDAIATVVGAVFGTTTTGTYLESASGIEAGGKSGFTAVVTAFLFLLALFLTPVLTIVPACAYGPVLIVVGMLMLKPITGLKFDDMTELAPAFLTIVLMSFTYNLGIGITAGLLTWPLFKIAAGKRKEVPAGLWVLSVLSLVYYMYGA
- a CDS encoding tetratricopeptide repeat protein; translation: MDEEESRIPEEVKGERLLQESSYEKAAEFFQQAAENHPNHRSRLYHRSAVAFWKAGIFDKAAGKFKAAIQSCRQEENKASEARNILGLGASYHGLNRMSEAYRVTHDALIAAEESGDLKIVADATNWLGIICKDQGDFSLAVEHHEKALDLSRKLGNDYDQASSLNSLGLAYYHMENYQKAMVCFDEALELQRNKDDSWGLPDTLNSIGMTLKKMGKPEEALDNYIEALEARKRAGGMAQTANILNNMGNLYLSMGKIDKSINCHKEALAIREEISSRNGMASSLLNLGEAWKKAGKLHKSASSLERCLSYQQNNKPDETMMDTIEMLAEVRNRLGDNERAYELNVQALEMSKNLYRDQVEKRLIESRGILETEHRVREAKLLRSKNRKLEDLSDMLSAQKEQLQLILDYVPAVIVFINNEGTVIRLNRYASRLIDKEPRELVGGKAEEFFGSLGKTLRNRSERDDGDTSEPLLNSEETIPLKDGDHHYLCHRVPFKGIESTFDGVVVFAIDITEEKMAEKRKKKLQEFAGKAKRLESLGYLAGSIAHDFNNLLLDIMSNVELVIGRTGDVKSRNNLEMASGSARRAASLCNQLLAFSGGGNSISKQLDLSSEVGFILKSLTFDPEMHFEFNTNLDKDLPHIDVSPSQLRLALGNLMAVLDEGISDTDKVDIVTGKVHADREYLKEAVHGTDLHEGDYLFLEVGSTSKKFSSDELRNMFDPFTSGDVLKTDLRMPAVHGILKSHGGFMVFCQSEKPGGAIRLHFPCIPAIASEEERSKPETLKKINEDDTL